The DNA sequence AACAAGTTGGGCCGTCTTGGCCTGTGGGCCTCGACTATGTCTCAGAATCGTTAATCTCTTCCCAAGCACGCAGTGGCATGTGATTCGTAGATGGACACGGACGTGATGCCGAGCGGCTGGGAGGAAAAAGGAGCAAAGGTGGCGGCTGCTTGGATACCCGAGCCCGCAAGGATGGCCCCCGTTCGTTTAGCTGTAATGATGGGACTAGCAAGCATTCGATATGCTACTATTTGCCTACGTGTTCAGCTTGGGAATGAGTTGCGTTTGATTCGACGGGAGTAAGTGCGGCTGGAGGCTTTGCCCGTTGGGTCCGTGTGCCGATGACTTGGTTTGAGATGATTGGGTCTTTGAGTTGCATTTCTATTAGCCAAGTGCATAGCGTTATACTACGACTACTACACAATAAATGCGTTGGAAGAAACAGCTCATAATAGAAAGCCTAAGCAAATACAGGTACTGTGGCCAACCGGTCCGTCACCCGACTCTTGTTTTCTCACATGCCTTGCAAGAGCCAATcatttcgtttctttttttcctcattAGGCAATCCAATAGCgctttttttcgtttctttttaaCAAATAGCGCTCATTATTAGGCTGAgctatctttttttttttttctgacaTGGGTGGGTGACATTCCGTGTCTGGAGGTGCCGCCTGCCCCCCCTGAGTTCTGTGCCGGAGAATAACAGGGGTGGGCTAATGTGAAGGTATTGAGAGGCTCAAATGCGTCAGTGATAGGGGAGTTTTCTAATAAGAAATTGCTTTTGAAggttacttttttttaatagttgCTTTTCGGAACCCGGAGAGGTATTCTGGCCTCCTTGCTGGCTGAGAGGGGGGGTGTTCGGTGAGGTCGTTTTGATGCAGCTTGTCGGAAGGGGAATAGGATGATGAGTTAGGCGTCGTTTGGACTAGATTGGATTTAAATTGGATGGCTTGTGGATGGATGCGGAAGAGGGTttttgctttgccttttgctgcCTAGTTTTATATGCAGCTCGATGTGTGGAGGCGGTGAAGGGGAAGAGGCACGGTACGGGATGATTGAGGCGGGATGGGGTGTAGTATGCATTGGATCATTTTGgctgtttgctttttgctcatTGGAAGTAGGAGATGAGAGTTTGTGTATGCGTGCAGGGGGCAATTGTACTTGTATGAGCAAACTGTGTAGTAACTTTGTGTGAGCGGCTTATAGATAGGGCTGATATAAAGAGAGCTGGTCAAAATTTACTCATGACATTTACTGGTATCGGGTAGAATAATGGAGCCACTAGTCGTAGTAAAGACCTTTTGGATGAGGATGCGTCAAGTAACATCTGATTGTAACTGATTCAGAGCCGTAAACCTCAGTGACTTTGTATAGTTGAGATGTTTCGTATCTGAGTCTTTGTCGTCATAAAACTTATGAAACTGAACAGAAGAGAAGTGCTGTGTAGGATGATTGTAGTATATCTGGTAGTCACATGTCTCGCCTAGTTGCTTTGAACTTCTGTGTTGGTAATATTGGAAAGTCATCAAGATCAAAGACGAATTAGTCAATATAGATGATAGTAACATTGGATAAGCAGAAATTGCAAACAAGATTCGTTACAAATGCCATTTTTTAGATTGTTACTCCGTGGGAATATGAAAAATGTGAGCAATATTGCTAATACCATTATGTTGGCAGTAATAATATCAAGAGCGACGTAGATTACTGAGAAACATGTATGCTGAGTGGTTGTTTATACAAGTGATAGGGTAGCAAAGGATATATAGAAACTATAAGTAATGCTGATTGCAGTAAGACGTAGCGAGAGTATCATAAGCAAAGATTCAGCTTAAGAAATGCTGTGTCCTTCTGCAAGTGCCGGCCTGCTCAATGCTATCTCTTGAGTAGAATTGAGAAATACTTTGTCTTCggctttaaattataaaaagacaTTATTTTGTCATACCAAAATCGCTGATTCATTTTCCCATCTGTTGAAGTTTTGGTAACAAACATACAATTTTAAAACTATAGAATGctttgaaagaagaaactttTCAGCATCATTACTACCTTTCTCTGATAGACCTTCCCTTGACCACATTGCTCAAGTCGCCTACAGGAATCTGAATTGGAAAATCGACAATAGCCAGCGAAATAGCCAAAAGGATATACCACCCAGCCAAACACGTCACGAAAGCCGAAGCGCCAGCGCCCTAAACCTCATTGCACACGGATCAGTTTCTTGAGGCTCTCTCTTCATTAAGCACTTGGGAAGACTTCATGTATGAGGGTACGTACCACGAGCAGTTTGTGAGCATAGTCGGCATTTCCCGCAAAATCCTCCGCCTGCGCCCAAAAGGCGCCTGTCAACAGTCCAAAAGCAATAGTCAGGCTGagaaagatgacgaagaaggcgaCGTTTGTGCGTAGCGAGCAGATGAGGAAAATGATACAGAGTAGCCCCATGAAGAGAAACCAAAAGCCTATGATTGTTCACGGAACAGAGAGTCAAAATATTGTATCAAGATACAAGTAAGGAATGGATAGAGACTTACCTAGACTAGCATTGAAGCCAGTTGTTTTAAGACCCTCTGCACCagcttcgtcctcgcccgcaaaggaagaaaacgCTGCAAAGGAGGGATTCAAGACGCCTCCGTAAGAGAGCCAGAATGTACCAAATGTGCAAAACACGACGGCGGGAAAGCTATTGCCGAGGATCCATTCGAGGAGGCCGCCGAGGGTCATGAGGACTCCGCCCTGGAAGAAGTACACCGGGCTGACGGTAGAAGATTCAACAGTTAGCAACCGATTTTCTCAAGTAGTTCAAGGTAGAAATAAAGTGTTGTACGCACATTGTCGCCGCGCCGTCACCGCCTGCGCCGCGCCAACCCATGAGAGCGCATGACAATGGCGTCAAAGCCATGAGGAAACCGACAAGAGCACTAGACAGTTACATGGTCATAGTCAGTAATTGAACAGTCATTGTTGATGTGATAAAAGCCAATGGACGTTTGCCTTACATCGGCGTCGGGTTTCCAAACGTATCTCTCAGCTGTCCCTTGACTTTGCTCTGCGGCGCCAGATACAGCTTCTCGAACAGCTCCGGCGTCATGCTAATGCTCGCTGCGGAGCGGAATCGGTTGAGGGCATCTAAACGGTCCGAGTCGGAGTCGACATTGCTGCGggtgcctttttcttctgccatGGTTGGGTAATTGGTTTGGTATCAAGGAAGAGTtggagggaagaagaaatgagagAGTGACAACTCAAACCTGCTTCTCGGTTCGAGCTTTAGAATTTATTGCTCAACTAACCATCTGTCTTCTTCCAGCCTGTCAGCGCCTTATCAACAACCTTGTTGGCCTCCTTTGTCCCGGACCCAGTAGCAGCCACGCAGAAACCTTACATTGCGTTGCCAAGCTGTTTAAACTCCGACTATTCAACTGCCTGGAGCTCCAATTGTCGGGAGCTGCCATCTCCCGGCCGCCCGATGTTAGCATGGATAGGTCTTACCTGCAGTACGCGTTACCCCAGACTTTGTGTCATGGCAGCAATCTCAGTTCCTCTTCCCCGTACTAATACCCCATTATCAGGCCACCAGGCCCTCGCCCGTCAACCATTCAGCTGCAATCCTTCCAAACCCCCCACATCAGGAAACATCCTAGCAAAAGCAGCCCAAGCAAAAGCCAGGAAATGAGTCTCACCGCATATACGGAGACATGGCGTTCTCCGTCCACCCATTCCTTCCAATGGCGTCTGTTGAATCTCGTGGTTCAAACTCGCCGTCTTTCCTAATATAGCAACCCATCTCTGTTTGGGCTGCTCCACTATTCCCAGCCAGATTCACTAGCCAATCCACTTCCCGCATTCTTCCCCGCCTTTCTCCACAGACCTACTTTATATCCGCTTGCCCGAGAGTACGTGAGGTTGGTATTTCATAGGCCAACGTCTATTCCTTTGACTTTTACTGGAGTGTTGGTTGTGTAGAAATGACTATGTTCTATCAGGAATAGAGAGCAAGCGATGTTTTAATTCTGAACGAGCCGCGTGTCCGTCGCGTAGTGGGAGTTGGCATCAAGTCTACTTGGAAACGATGCGAGTCTGCTGGGAATTGTTACTTCAATGTAACCTGCAGCTGATTGTCGGTGAATAGCAGGCGTTATTCTGAGGGGGGAAAAGTTGATACAACCTTAAAATCACAAGCATGCCAAATCCACCCATCTTCAAAGTAGAAAACAGAGTCACCGTAAGAAAACGCCATTCATCCAATCATTCAATCGCCATTTTAGAACCCCTCTACACAACCGTCCCGTATCGTCCTACAGCTCCCCCCGTAATATATGTATCAAAACAAGAATAGTTACAAAGTAGGGGATATATCCTACCCTCGAACCCCAATCCGACAATTTTTATTAGTCTCCAGCCCGGGCGGTTAAGGACGCCCAGCCCAATCtatgccaaaaaaaagaaaaaaaaaaaaaagaaacgagtTTTCCGCTGAACACACAGAACAGACGCCCGCGAGCAAAATTGTGCATATGGCGAGATGCATTTGTCCCGTGATGGAATAGTGTTTTTGGTTTGTAATTCGCGGGTAACCAGCCGCTCTTCATGCGcctattttcttctttctcttgtctcttctgtctcttctctttctctcttctctttcttctcgtcTTTTGTCTTTCGTCTTTCGTCTTTCGTCGTTTACTCTAGTATCTACTCTCGGGAGACGTCACGACCGAAAGCCTTGGACTTGAGCCAGTCCAGGAGGACCAGGACACGGTTTCGTGCTGTTGATTGTTAGCTAGAGCAAATTGAAATAGGACCACAATTAGAAGGAATACATACGGCTGAAGCACATGGAGAGGTAGACACTTCTCCAGAAGAGGTAGGTGACGCTGCCACCGGTGGCAAGATTGCCGTTCCACCAGCTGACGTCGGCGACGGCCTTGTCGCTGCCAATGTAGGCCAAGCTTCCCTGGTGACTGTACTTGAAAGGCTTGATGTCGCGAATCTTCTTGAGTTGCCTCTCCAGGAGCTCAATCTCCTGGGAAGCCTCGGCCGAGTTACCGCCGGCAATGTTCAGCTTGCCGCTCAGCTCCGAGATGCGATCCTCGTGGTTCTCAGTCTTGGCCATGTTGTTGAACAGCTTGCCAAGGAAGTAACCCTCCTGTGAAGCAACCTGAGCGGTAGGGGCGTAGCCAGCGACGGCGCAGTCGCCAATGGCCCAGATGTCGCGGGTGCCCTGCACGACGAGGTACTCGTTGACGGCGAGACCACGGCGCGAGTCCTTTTGAGCAGGAATCTTGCTGGCCAGGTCCTTGACGATGGGGCGGACGGCGTTTCCGGTGGCCCAGACAAGCAGACCGTAAGGGATCTCAACACGCTCCTTGGTTCCGTCGGGGCGGGAAACCTCGGCCTCGACAGTCTTGTCAGTGACACGCTTGACCAtggtcttggtcttgatgtCAATCTTCTCCTCGCGGAGAGTGTTCTCGGTGTAGTCGATCAGAGTCTTGGAGAACATGGGGAGGACGTTGGGCAGGGCCTCGATGAGGGTCACCTTGAAGCGGGGGCTGATGTCAGGgaccagcttcttgatgtcCTCCTCGAAAAAGTCCTGAAGCTCGCCGGCGAACTCAACACCAGTAGGGCCACCTCCAACAACGACCATGTGCATCAGACGGTCAACCTCCTCGGGGGTCTGGTCCTTGAAGGCGGCCGTCTCAACGCAGTCCATGATCTTCTTGCGGATCTGTTGGGCGTCGCCAATCTCCTTGAGGAAGCAGCTGTTCTCGCGGACACCAGGGATGCCAAAGGTGGCGTTTTCCGCACCAACGCCCACAACGAGCATGTCGTAGGGGATCTCAGTCTCCGAAGTGGCGCCCTTGATCTCGGAGTTGTCTGCAATACGCACGACCTTGCGCTCGGGGTCAACGGAGGTGGCCTCGGCTTCAAAGAACTTGGCGACGGCCTTTTTGCCACGGAGAATGCGGCGGACGGGCTCCATGATGGAGCGGTGCTCGATGGTGCCGGTGGTGCATGACGGCAGGAGAGGCGTGAAGAGGAAGTAGTTGCGGGGAGAGACTACGACGACGTTGTAGTTTTCGGTatcgagcttcttgaggaGGGCAACAGATCCCCAGCCAGTGCCTGTGGCCGGATGGCGCGGTCAGTTCACATTCACAGCCCACGTGAGCGCTTTGCAGCTTGGAGTTGACTCACCCAGAATCACCAGCGTCTTCTTGTTGGGATCGGGCTTGAACTGCTCGTCGGGATGGCGGTCCACGTAGATGTCGTAGGCAGTGTAGCCAACCAGGCCCAGAGCAGACAGGTACGTCAGTCGCCAGGCCCATCTGAAGGTCCGGCGCAGCTtgccgggcttgggcttgggcttgggagCCTCGTCGGCGTAGGCCCTGCGGAAGGCAATGCGGCCCGAGTTGGCGAGCTTCATGGTCGCGGATGGCCTGGCCGCTGATCGCAGCATCATTGACCCCGTAGCGGTCGAGAAGGCTCGTGATGCGACCACGCCGTTGGGACCCAATGGGCCGGCCCGGGCGAGGGCTCTCATGGACTGGGATGAAGCCATTGCTTCACGCCGGAACCGGGGATGTGGGGAGCAATACCAGGAAAGGATGCTGTGAGTAGCAATGATGCTACGATGATACTGAACAATAATACGAAGATGTTTCGAGGATGGTGTTGCAGATGCAGGAAACAGTCCAACGGCGAGCGCTCGGACggagcttgagcttgctcGGTGGGCTACCAGGGCACGGAGggctaagaaaaaaaagctggaTGACGCTCGGAGTTCGTTTAGCGGATTTGAATTTTTTCCCTCTTACTCTACTTATTCTTTCTTAACGCGATCCGCCTTCCCGCTGCAGAATTTAATAACGCAGAAATTGATTGGGTCGGGCACCCACTCAAAAGTTTTCCCCCTATCAAGGCGATAAGAAACGTGAGAGCGATAGCAACAGCTTCTTGTCATCGCCTTGACGGCTGTTGCCGCCAGCATGTGCCAACGCCACGACTAATATCTACTGCTCGCTAACATCTCCTCCTGCGTGTGCTTTAGCGTCCGCCCACTGCCGGTCCAGCCTGTGACTTGATCAATGCTTTCCCGCCTCTCTTCCCGGAGGACCGAGTGCTGCGGCCTGCTATCAAAACCATCGAGACTCTGGCTGGGTCTCCGGATTGATGCGCCCAAGGGGCCAATCGCTGGCTAGGACAAACGGGCTCTTCTGGCAGCTGCACTAGGAAATCTGAGCCCTTCGTCCTCTCCCTACCCCTTTCATTCTCACTTAATCTGCTTGTTCTTCCTCCTGTCTCCTCCCCGTCTTCAACAGCCTCCCACTGCCGGTTTGATCCGGGCGGCAGGCTGGCAGAGCCGGGACCACATTTAATGCTTGACGGACCAGCCCCATCGAAGCCACCGGATGCCGAAGCTGTTCCGGCCAGCGGCGCTGACTGAGCGGTGTCGCGGAGAGTTTGAGGCGCTTTTCTCGGGATCTTTCGGAGGGTCCACGACAGGAAAAGGAGCGATGCCGTCTCTCGACAGCTACTATTAGCCGCATGCGATGACGGGAGAGCTTCACTGCAATGAGTAACTGGATGTGCTAGACGCTTTACGACGCATGGCCTGGGGCACGCCATTGGGCCGGTATCGCTGGATGTCTTTATTTcacgagatgga is a window from the Trichoderma atroviride chromosome 5, complete sequence genome containing:
- a CDS encoding uncharacterized protein (EggNog:ENOG41~TransMembrane:6 (i62-81o93-113i120-141o161-182i189-211o231-253i)); the encoded protein is MAEEKGTRSNVDSDSDRLDALNRFRSAASISMTPELFEKLYLAPQSKVKGQLRDTFGNPTPIALVGFLMALTPLSCALMGWRGAGGDGAATIPVYFFQGGVLMTLGGLLEWILGNSFPAVVFCTFGTFWLSYGGVLNPSFAAFSSFAGEDEAGAEGLKTTGFNASLGFWFLFMGLLCIIFLICSLRTNVAFFVIFLSLTIAFGLLTGAFWAQAEDFAGNADYAHKLLVGAGASAFVTCLAGWYILLAISLAIVDFPIQIPVGDLSNVVKGRSIRER
- a CDS encoding uncharacterized protein (TransMembrane:1 (i80-98o)), which gives rise to MASSQSMRALARAGPLGPNGVVASRAFSTATGSMMLRSAARPSATMKLANSGRIAFRRAYADEAPKPKPKPGKLRRTFRWAWRLTYLSALGLVGYTAYDIYVDRHPDEQFKPDPNKKTLVILGTGWGSVALLKKLDTENYNVVVVSPRNYFLFTPLLPSCTTGTIEHRSIMEPVRRILRGKKAVAKFFEAEATSVDPERKVVRIADNSEIKGATSETEIPYDMLVVGVGAENATFGIPGVRENSCFLKEIGDAQQIRKKIMDCVETAAFKDQTPEEVDRLMHMVVVGGGPTGVEFAGELQDFFEEDIKKLVPDISPRFKVTLIEALPNVLPMFSKTLIDYTENTLREEKIDIKTKTMVKRVTDKTVEAEVSRPDGTKERVEIPYGLLVWATGNAVRPIVKDLASKIPAQKDSRRGLAVNEYLVVQGTRDIWAIGDCAVAGYAPTAQVASQEGYFLGKLFNNMAKTENHEDRISELSGKLNIAGGNSAEASQEIELLERQLKKIRDIKPFKYSHQGSLAYIGSDKAVADVSWWNGNLATGGSVTYLFWRSVYLSMCFSPRNRVLVLLDWLKSKAFGRDVSRE